From Deltaproteobacteria bacterium HGW-Deltaproteobacteria-6:
GGGAGCGCCGCTTGATATTGGCATCAATGTCGATGCCTATATGAAAAATCAGCGCACCGCCGGATTGGTGATCGTCCAGGACGGCAAAATCCGTCTCGAGAAATATGGACTCGGCTTCGACGGCGCCGGACGCTGGACCAGCTTCTCGGTTGCAAAATCAATCACCTCGACATTGGTGGGTGCGGCAATTAAGGACGGCTATATCAGGAGCATCGACGACAAGGTGTCTGCCTATATTCCCGACCTCAAAGGGTCGGTCTATGATGATGTCACGATCAGGCAACTGCTGACCATGACATCGGGCGTAAAGTGGAACGAGGACTATGGCGACCCCAAATCGGATGTCGCTTTGTTCAACGCGCACAAGGCCGAGCCGGGCGTCGATGTGACTGTCAGCTATATGCGCAAATTGAAACGTGAAGCGCCTCCGGGCACGAAATGGGTTTACAAGACCGGTGAGACCAATTTAATCGGTGTACTGGTCAGTCAGGCGACCAAAAAGAGTCTGTCCCAGTATCTGTCGGAGAAGGTCTGGCGGTCTTTCGGCATGGAGCGGAACGCGAGTTGGCTGTTAGGGTCCACCGGTCATGAAATCAGCGGCTGCTGTCTGCAGGCATCAACCCGGGACTTTGCCCGCTTTGGTTTGTTCATCCTGGGCGGCGGTATGGCGGAAGGCAAGCCGGTGCTGCCGGACAGCTGGATCGCTGCGGCAACGACGAAGCATACCGATACCAATCAGCCCGAATATGGCTATGGATATCAATGGTGGACCATGAAGGACGGCAGCTATACGGCAAGGGGGATTTTCGGTCAGGGCATATTTATCGATCCCGGGCGGAAACTGATCATTGCGTCAAACAGCAGCTGGCCGCAGGCCTCTGATCGTCAGGGTGGTGATCAGAGCAGAAAGCGCGATGGGTTTTACAAGCAAGTGCAACTGGCAATTGACAATGAGAAGAAGGCCATAAAACAGGTACGGTGAGTCCCGGAGGGGCAGCGTCCTATCACATTCCTGACCTGCGCATGCGACGCACTTGCAATCCCAGACTGAGATTTTCTTGACACGGAAACTGATCGGTTTTATGATCTCCTTCACAATAATCAACAGCAAATCTCAAAGGGATCGTGAATGATGAAACTCAAGGTATCTGTTTTTTCTTTGGTATTATTCATCGGCATAGGTCTGGCGGTATATAAAGGATTCAAAACATGGGAAGACAGCCGGAATCATAACGCTCCTGCTTCATCCATACAATCATTCGGTGAACCGGCCTCAAAAGGCGAAAAAGTGACCGTTAAGGACTTCTCAGCAAAAAGTGAAAAAGTATCGCTGGATGAGGCGCAATCAAGAATTGCGAAAGCAAACGCAGAGATGAAAGAACTGGCTGAAAAATTAAGCATCAGCGCAACGATAGAACATTTGCGAAAAGGAGAGCTGAACGAACTGGTGAATCATCTGCGGGGAGGAGACCAGGCAGAGCCTTGGCAAAAAGAAGTTCAGGAAGAACAGCAAAAACAGGTGGAAAAAGATAACACCCGTGCCGTGCAGGCGGAGATAGACCGTTTGAAGGCGGAGCAGGAAGTTCGTTTGCGAAAAGAAGCAATGGCCGGTCAGAAGGGGCAGAAAGAATAAGAGATATCATGGAAAAATCAGAGTGATCAGCCAGAGCGGGATCACCTTAATATGGATATAACAGAAAATCATGTCTGAAGAAAAATTCGCCGCACTGATCCTTGCCGCCGGACGCTCCACCCGCATGGGCGCTTTCAAGCCGCTGATGCCTCTGGGCGGTCAAACCGTTCTGGAGAGACTCATCACCCTGTACCGCTCAGCGGGAATATCCGATATGCTCGTCGTGCTGGGGCATCAGGCCGCCGATGTCCGGCCCGTCCTGGAAAAGCAGGGTATCCCCTGGACCATCAATGAACAGTATGATCAGGGCATGTTCTCCTCCATTCAAACCGGTGTAAAAAGTCTGAATCCGGACTGCCAAGCTTTTTTTCTCCACCCTGCGGACATCCCGCTGGTCCGGCCCGAAACGATCAGCCGCCTGATCGCCGTTCAAATGGAAAAGAAGGCGAGCATCTGTTATCCCTGTTATGAGGGCAGACGGGGACATCCGCCTCTCGTATCGACGGCGCTGATCCCGGCTGTTCTGACTTTCAATGAACCCGGGGGAATGCGGGCGCTCCTGTCTTGCTACAATGGCGAAGCTCTGAATATCAATTGCCACGATCCCGGTATATTGATGGATATCGACACCCCGGAACATTATGAAGAGGCAATCAACCATCTCGCAGTAAGCAGCGGTGAATGAATGCTCGTCTGGCGCAAGCGGGATTGAATATTTTTCCCCTGCAAAACAAGTTGCGGAGAGGCATCATTTGCCGCTTCAGACCCTTTGACTATGTTCAAGCTTTGTTCTATAAGGAATTTCCAAAATGCAGCACTTGTAAAGGAATAAGGTCATGGATACTGACAACATGCGCACATTGACTTTGGAAATCAGCGCCTCAGCGCATTACCTTCCCGTCGTCACCCAGTTTGTGGAATCGGCGGCAATGGTCTTCGGCCTGAAACAGGCGGAATATATCCGTTTAAGCCTGGCGACGGAGGAAATTTTTCTTTATCTCAGTCATTTCGTCTGCCCGGGAAAATCACTGGAAGTGCAGTGCTTCAACGGATTCTATTATGCCCGCGTTCATTTCCGTTTTTCCGCGCCGGAGCTGAATTTAAGCGGTCTCAATATCGCTTCAACCATCGCCCATGACCGAGAATCCGACCTGGAATCCATGGGTCTTTTGATCGCCTCCCGTTCCGTGGATTATTTCAATGTTGCCGTTGAAAAGAACAACCGGGTTTGCCTCACCATTACAAAAGAAAAGACCTACCCCGCTTATGAAGAGATACTTCCCGCACCGGAGCCTGCTGAAAATTTATCAACCGGGACGCCGGATGACGAGAGGCTGAAAGTCTTTGCCATCCTGACCTCGCAACATTATTCCCTGCCATACAGGCCGGCTTTTTTTAGGCATCCCGGCAAGCTTGTGGATATGGTTCACAGCGGGGAATATAACGCCCTTGTGGCCCTGAACCAAAAAAAGGAAATTGTCGGCGGCATCCTGCTTTTTTATCGTTCGGAAAAGATCGTCCAGTTTTACGGCCCATACTGCTTCTCCAAAGATCAGGAAAAAGCGATCGGCGAAGCGCTGTTTACCGCCTGCATCGCCGGTATCGCCCGCACCAAGGCGCTGGGGTTGCTCAGCCTGTGGGGGCTTCCCGAACCGCTCCGGAACAATTTTGAAGCCCTCGGTACGCTCCGCTATCATGAAGAAGGCAAAGCACCCGTTGAAGAGATTTCTTTTTACCGGCTGCTTCATGAAGATCCCGGTTTTGAGGTCTGGTCGGACGCCGATATGACTGATTATCTGCGCCGGGAATACCGGCGGCTGGCTCTGGCCAGAGAAATCCGAACCATCCGGGACATGGGCGAAACACGTTTGGGTCCATCGCTGTTTTCCGCGGAAGTGTATCGTGAGCAGTCCACCGTCACCCTTCGCCCCGTCATGGCCGGAGATGATTATCAAGACAATGTGCAAAGACACATCCGTTTTCTACGCAATGACCATTTTCTCAATCTTTATGTCGAACTGGATCTGGGCGTCCCCTGGCATGCCCGGCTGATTTACGTGCTTTTAAACAACCATTTTAAACCGGGAATCATTCTGCCTTTTGCCGGAAAATCAGATCTCATGATCTTTCAGTATGATAATGAAAACAAATCTTGATATCCTCGTCCCTGCCTATGTCAGGGAATTTGAGCCTTATATTCCCAGCAAGCCGGACTGCGAGCTGAAAAAGCTATATGGCTGCCCGAGCCTGTACCGGCTCAACAATAACGAAAATCCCCTGGGACCTCCGCCCGGCGCGCAGGAGATCATCCGGCGTTTTTCCCCGCCCCGGGGTGCCGTGTATCCCAGCGGCGATTCCTACTATCTGCGTCAGGAAATCGGCAGCATTAACGGCATCGACCCGGATCAGGTGGTGGTGGGCAACGGCGCCAATGAGGTCATCGCCTTTGTGGTAAAGGCCTTCTGCCAGCAGGGGGACAATATCATCACGACGGACAAAACCTTTGCCGTTTACGAGTGGGTGGCGACGTTTTCCGGAATCAGGGCAAAGCTTATCCCCCTGAAAAACGAACGGTTTGACGAACAGGGCATGCTCCAAAGCATTGACGAAAACACCAAAGTGATTTTTATCTGCAATCCGAATAATCCCTCGGGAACTTACTGGTCCAAAGACACCCTGATTGCATTTCTCGACGCTCTGGACGGTAAACAGATGGTAGTCGTTGACGAAGCTTACTTCGAGTTTGTGGAAAACGAGGATTATCCCGACGGCATCTCGCTCATCAAAGATTACCCCAACCTCATTGTGTTTCGGACTTTTTCCAAAATGTACGGCATCGCGGGACTGCGCATCGGCTACCTGGCCGCGGACCCTGCCGCAGCCGATATGATCCGCCGGACCTGTGTGGTCTATTCCGTAAACAGCATCGCCCAGGAGGCAGCCCTGGCCTGCCTGCGCGACGATACGGGCCATATCGCAAAGACGCGCGCGCTGGTTTGCGAAAGCCGTGCTTTTTTGCGCGAAGAACTGGCCAGGCTGAATTTGCCGGTCATCGCGGGCGAGGGCAATTATCTGATTGTGAAACTGCCGGGAAGCGACACGCTGGCTTACCGGAAACTCATGCGTGAAGGAATTATGATCCGTCCCATGACGGGCTTCCGCTATCCAAACCATATCCGGGTCACCCTCTCGAAGATGGAGGCGATGGAGGCCTTTGTCGCGGCGCTGAAAAAGACGCTGGAATCATAGGATGGTAAAATGACCGTCAAACCAGGCGAAAAAAGCCTTTTTACCTTTGAATTTCTGGCGCTGTGCCTGGTGATTGTGACGGCATTCTGCAACGTCAGCGTCTTTTACAGTTTCTATTATTATCTGAGCGTCATTGAAATTCCCGTCATCTGGCGCGGCTTTCTGGTCGGCCTGGAACCCATGGCCGCCTTCGGGCTTCGCCTGCTGGTGCTGCCCTGGCTGCATGTGCGCAACGCCTATGGCGTCGCCATGTTCGCCCTCGTGCTCCTGGTTGTGGTCTCCTGTTCCTACCTCTGGGTGGAAACCGTGACGGCCATGATTATTCTGCGCGTCATCCACGGCGGGGTCTTTGTCCTCCTCACTTCCGCCGTGATTTCCCTGATGGTAAATTTTATTCCCCCGGAAAAGAGCGGCCAGGGATTCAGCACGCTTTCCATCGCCATCATGATCCCTTATGCGTTGATTCCACCGCTCACGGAAGCCCTGCTGCCGCATGTCCGCAACGCAGCCGACATCTATGCCGGAGTTTCCATCTTTTCAGTGGCCGCAATCCTGCTGATGATTGCTTTGCGCAAACGCATCGTCAGGACACTCGGCGGCATGGATGCCGTCCTGATGCGCCGTTTGACCCTTGCCGGGATCCGGGATAATTTCAGACAGCATGCCGTGGTCATTTTGCTTCTGGCCACGCTTTTTATTTATCTGGCCCATGCCACGTTTTTCTATTTCATGAAGAATCTTTCCCTGCAAACGGGCATCGGCAACGTAGGCGTCTTTTTTATGATCTCTATGGCGACGATGATTGCCGTGCGTCTCCTCGGCACCGCCATGTTTGACCAATTTAATAAAACACGGCTCGTCATGATTGTTCTGGCTTTGCTTTTGCTGTGCCTGATCGCGCTGCCCAATGTCAGCACCCCTTCAGCCTATTACCTGCTGGCGGTCGTTTACGGAGGAAGCATGGGAGTTGCCCTGCCCGTTCTGAATGCCTTGATCTTTTCCGCCTCCTCGCCCGCCATGCGCGGCCTTAATACCAACATGACCCTCTTTGCCATGGACGCGGGCTACTTCATCACGCCGTATCTGGGCGGGATGCTCATCACGCTCGGCGCGGATTTTGGCAAACTGTTTTACATGGCGGCGGGCTTTACGCTTGTTTGTCTGATTTCCATAATAATACTTTTTCAAAAAAAAGGAGAGAAAAATGAAGATTAATGCCCCCTCACAGGAATTTGGTGAATATCAGGTTCGTCTAATGCAGGAATCTGACGCTCCGGGTGTTGTAGCGCTTTACAGGGCGATTTATGGAGACCATTATCCGATTAGGGAAATGTATGATCCTGATTACATCATCCGGCAGCAGGAAGAAGGCCTGATGTACCGGGTTGTCGTCGCGGATGCCTCAGGCAATATCCTGGGCCATCACGCCATGTACCGCCTGAAGGAAACTTATCATGGCCTTTACGAGGGCGGACAGGGCATGGTTTTAAAGGAACACCGCGGCAAGGGATTTGACAAGGTTATCCATGGCTATATTGCGCAGGCCCTGATGCGGGCGATCGGGGGAGAAGAAATATGGGGCGAATCGGTCACCAACCATGTGTTCATGCAAAAATCGACGCTCAGCGTTGGAGGCAAAGAGACAGGCATCGAGATTGAATTGATGCCGGCCGAATCCTATGAAACGGAAAAGTCGGCGTCCGGGCGCGTAAGCGCGGTTGTGGCCTGTGCCTGTCTTAAAGAAAAACCCCACACCGTCTTTCTGCCGGCCCCCTATGAAGAAATCCTGAGAAAAATTTATGATAACGCGAAGCGCAAGCGTCAGTTTGAAGCCGGCACGCAGCCATTGCCGAAAGAAACGGCAACCCGTTATGCCGATACTTTCATTGCCGGCGCGGGCGTATTGCGAATTTCCATCTTTGAAGCGGGAGAAGATGCAGGCGAAGTGATAGCCGGTCTGGTTAAGAAATATACGGAGGCCGGGGCCGTTGTATTGCAGGTGTTTTTACCAATGGATAAACCCTGGAGCGGAGCATTAACCGAAAAGCTGAACCACCTGGGCTTTTTCTTTGCCGCATTGGTGCCGCGCTGGTTTGACGCAGACGCATTGTTGTTGCAGAAGCTGGCTCAGCCGACCAATTACGACAATATCAATATTTATTCTGATTTTGCCAAAGATTTGCTGAAATTTATTATTAAGGACCGTGCCCGCGTAGAAGCGTTATCACCCCGTTAAGCAGGTTTTTTTATTGTAAGGACACAGCCATGGATATGGAAGCGGAAAGCGCGACTGGATTGGTCCGATTTTGGAAGAGGAGGGGTTGAAAGCGTTTCGCTATTTACAGAAATGAATGATGTATTCCGAGCATCATGCAGGAAGAAGCAAAGATCAACCTGTCGGATCGGGAGTAACCAGCCGGATCGACAAATCAACGCCGGTCTTCTTCCTGACAGCTTGCTCTCTATGTTCCAACGCGCCGTTTAATCATAAACTGGGGGCAAAGCTCAGATGATCCAGGACAATACTCCCGGCACACTGCGGGCCTTGTTCCGTAAATGGAGCAAAGCCACTTGTTTTCCGAATTATACAGGAAAGGACATTCCCGGGGTGTCTCGCCGGTATCGGCGGAGATCAACCGGTCTCCGGCCCAGGTGAGATGGCGGTGTTCGATCATATCCAGAATGTCGTGCCTCTTTTCGGCGCGCCACCGGTCATAATCCTCTTGCTGCGCATAAGCCGTAAAATCAACAAAACAACATTTGCCGCACTGCAGGCAGGAAAGCGGCTTTTCCATAAACCTGTCTCTCTTAACTTTATTTTTCAGTAACAACCGGGATGCTCAGTTCCCGAACCACGTTCAGCTCCATAGTCCCGGAGAAAATGCCACAAGCAATCTTTCCCCGTTACTGCGGGAGCGATTTGTCTTTTTATAAAATATCATTTTTGCCATGTCAATGTGATATTCAACAAAATCTCCCCTGCCCCTTCATTAACAATGATAGGAATTATGGAAATTTCAAACTTCCGGATTGTGCACAGGGGGACAAAAGAATGCGGCCTGGTATCAGTTGTTTACTGTTTCATCAATCCGGCAATATGCTTTACCTGAGCGGCCAGATTCGTCATATAGGAGACACGCTCCTGATAGATGCCGCCTTTGATGTCGTATTCAACATGGCCCATGTTCTCGATTGCTTTTTCAATATTGCCGCCGGCTTCGATCAGGTAGCTTTCAATCAGTTCACGGTAGCGGTATGTTTCGGCAAGCGCGCGTTTGAGAAATTCCTTCGCGTCTTCATGAGTCAGCATCCAGGCGTGCCCCAGGCAAATGATTTCCGGTTCGAGAGCGATCATCAGTTTCAGAGATTCGATATAATCAGAGTATGAAGACAGAAACTCGACCTGTATCGAACCGCCTGTTTCACCCTGAAGCACGCCGCACGCTTCACTGGGGAACAGGGTTTTGATCTCCGGAAAATAAAAAGACAGCGAATCCCTGGTATGACCGGGCGTTTCATAGACACGGCAGGTCAACCCGCCCAGGTCAAACTCCTCACCCTGCTTCAGGCGAATATCGATTTCAAACGGACGGAGCGTCAGGTCTTCGGCCGAGGTATTATACTTTAAAAGTTCAACATGATTGCCGCTGAGCTGATTCATCACGTCCAGCACGGATGACTTTTGCAGCAGTCCGGCAAGTCTTTCATGAGCGCCGATGGCCAGCCCGGGAATATGCCGCTTCAAATAGTGCGCAGCGCCAACGTGATCATAATGCGAGTGTGTCAAAAATAGATAGTGGAGTTGCTCCGGATTACCCAGGATATCCCTGATGGAAGTGAGATAGCGCGGCCCCAGAAGATTCACCCCCGCGTCAATCATCAGATTCTTCTTTTCACCCCGAACAATGTATGCCGGATACCACGCATTGGGAATCGCCGTAATCCGCTCGTGTATCCGACCTTTCGCCTGCTGCTGCATAATTCTCCTCCGCTTGCCGCCCTATCTGTTATATGCCGATGATCATTTGGGACAACGGAGGCATATCGCCGATATTTTTTCCATAACGGGAATACTTGATGAGTTTGTCCCCTGTCATGGCAAACGCCGCGGGAAGCTGCGTTTCCTTCCCTTCAAATTTGCCGTGCCGGAAACCGCGATTGACCGCCCTGATTGCCGCGACCAAACCGGCGGGATGCAGGTATTTGAAAATTCCGCCTGCCTCCACGCCATAGAGTTGAAATACTTTCCCCTCAGGATCACAAATGATGGTAAAGGGAAAATCGTCTCTGGTGATTAAAGCAGCAATCGTTTCCGGCGGACTTTGCAGCACGACAAATACGCGCCCGCCTTTTTTTCCGACCAGTTCGATATCCTGTTTTATTTTTGCCATTTCCATCTGGCAGACCGGGCATCCGTAATAGCGCAGAAAAATCAAAACGGCCGGATTATTGCCGACAGCATCATAGAATCCCATCTCGGCATCCCATGGCGTTTTTAATCTAAAGTCACGGGCTTTGTTTCCTATCGTCAGCCTTGACGCCATATCAAACACCCTCCTTTAATTTCATCGGATAACCGAGGATAGTACATTGGTCGTATAATTCGTGCAGCCAGACGCGTGCCCGCGAAACTGCTTTGATAAAATATCCGACATGCCGGGGTAAGGCAAAGAACCGCAAGCCCGGCCCTTATTTATCAGATCTGGTTGTATAAACGGTGTCGCAGATCGAATCTCCTGCCGCCCTGGTTTTTAAAATCGTAAGCGTGGTCCTGCCGTCCGTTGCTGCGGAAAAATATTCGCGATCAATCGCCATAACCGCTTCGCAGAGTTGCCTTGATGTGTTTTCCAATCCGAAAGGACAGGTTGTCCCCTGAATATGGAACTTTTCATCGGATACGGCAACGATATTGATGGTTGCCGGATCGAAGTTTTTTGTAAAGGCCGCAGCCACAGTGGACAAACGGCAATCGGGCAGTTTGCTTTTAACTTTAAGCCCCAGAGCGCGTCCCTGACGACCCAGGATATTGTCGATTGCGGGCAAACTTTCATCGCCGCATTTTTCATGGAAGGCCTTGATTAAAAGCCCCTGTGCTTCTGTCGCATTTTTAGGCAATGGTTCAATTGTTGTTCCGGACATGCTTTATCCCCTGCTGTCAGATTTGGATGCCGTCAGATTATTCATCATCAGGTATGGTGTATCGTTTTTCATTTTTTTCATTGAACTGTCAAAATCATTCTTATACTTCGCAATATTTTGCAAGCGAAATGGATGGGCGGAAAGCGGCAAAGCCCTCCCTGAATCAAAGGTAAAATGCGATCCCGTTTCTAAATATGCGATGAAAATAAATATCCTTCTATTCCCTGATCCTTCTCAATTCCATCACCACGGGATTCA
This genomic window contains:
- a CDS encoding serine hydrolase, translated to MRKWIVGILAVLVAAGGIFWVTADKDMRGLILNIPTNKDVLFWSIQQRDAAFRAMDRMPILTKSRVISADGYVYPLPKGAPLDIGINVDAYMKNQRTAGLVIVQDGKIRLEKYGLGFDGAGRWTSFSVAKSITSTLVGAAIKDGYIRSIDDKVSAYIPDLKGSVYDDVTIRQLLTMTSGVKWNEDYGDPKSDVALFNAHKAEPGVDVTVSYMRKLKREAPPGTKWVYKTGETNLIGVLVSQATKKSLSQYLSEKVWRSFGMERNASWLLGSTGHEISGCCLQASTRDFARFGLFILGGGMAEGKPVLPDSWIAAATTKHTDTNQPEYGYGYQWWTMKDGSYTARGIFGQGIFIDPGRKLIIASNSSWPQASDRQGGDQSRKRDGFYKQVQLAIDNEKKAIKQVR
- a CDS encoding nucleotidyltransferase family protein, whose amino-acid sequence is MSEEKFAALILAAGRSTRMGAFKPLMPLGGQTVLERLITLYRSAGISDMLVVLGHQAADVRPVLEKQGIPWTINEQYDQGMFSSIQTGVKSLNPDCQAFFLHPADIPLVRPETISRLIAVQMEKKASICYPCYEGRRGHPPLVSTALIPAVLTFNEPGGMRALLSCYNGEALNINCHDPGILMDIDTPEHYEEAINHLAVSSGE
- the hisC gene encoding histidinol-phosphate transaminase, whose protein sequence is MIMKTNLDILVPAYVREFEPYIPSKPDCELKKLYGCPSLYRLNNNENPLGPPPGAQEIIRRFSPPRGAVYPSGDSYYLRQEIGSINGIDPDQVVVGNGANEVIAFVVKAFCQQGDNIITTDKTFAVYEWVATFSGIRAKLIPLKNERFDEQGMLQSIDENTKVIFICNPNNPSGTYWSKDTLIAFLDALDGKQMVVVDEAYFEFVENEDYPDGISLIKDYPNLIVFRTFSKMYGIAGLRIGYLAADPAAADMIRRTCVVYSVNSIAQEAALACLRDDTGHIAKTRALVCESRAFLREELARLNLPVIAGEGNYLIVKLPGSDTLAYRKLMREGIMIRPMTGFRYPNHIRVTLSKMEAMEAFVAALKKTLES
- a CDS encoding zinc/iron-chelating domain-containing protein, with translation MEKPLSCLQCGKCCFVDFTAYAQQEDYDRWRAEKRHDILDMIEHRHLTWAGDRLISADTGETPRECPFLYNSENKWLCSIYGTRPAVCREYCPGSSELCPQFMIKRRVGT